From Dermochelys coriacea isolate rDerCor1 chromosome 9, rDerCor1.pri.v4, whole genome shotgun sequence, one genomic window encodes:
- the ATG4A gene encoding LOW QUALITY PROTEIN: cysteine protease ATG4A (The sequence of the model RefSeq protein was modified relative to this genomic sequence to represent the inferred CDS: inserted 3 bases in 2 codons) produces MEAVLSKYENQTTVLSEYLEEFPETDGSVWILGRQYHLKTDKSKLLLDVSARLWFTYRRKFSPIGGTGPSSDTGWGCMLRCGQMMLAQALICRHLGRDWHWERHKKQPEEYHKILRCFIDRKDCCYSIHQMAQMGVGEGKSIGEWFGPNTVAQVLKKLALFDEWNSLAVYVSMDNTVVIEDIKKMCWSPPQSSSAVRGSTLSHRSALSQNKNTAVFCSGWKPLLLIIPLRLGXNHINPIYIDAFKGMFKMPQSLGALGGKPNNAYYFVGFLGNELIYLDPHTTQIFVDLEENGMVDDQSFHCQQAPHRMKIMNLDPSVALGFFCKEEKDFDNWCSLVQKEILKQQSLRMFELVXKSSSPLPPFIPPAKPEVTTSGAELIESTDKLFELEEEFEILSI; encoded by the exons ATGGAGGCCG TTTTATCCAAGTATGAAAACCAGACCACTGTCTTATCGGAATACCTAGAAGAATTTCCAGAAACAGATGGGTCAGTGTGGATCTTGGGAAGGCAATACCACCTTAAGACAG ACAAATCTAAATTATTGTTGGATGTAAGTGCTCGTCTGTGGTTTACATACAGAAGAAAATTTTCACCAATTG GAGGCACAGGCCCTTCATCCGATACTGGCTGGGGATGCATGCTGCGATGTGGACAGATGATGCTGGCACAGGCTCTGATTTGCAGGCATTTAGGAAGGG ACTGGCATTGGGAGAGACACAAAAAACAACCTGAAGAATATCACAAGATCTTGCGATGCTTCATAGACAGAAAAGATTGCTGTTATTCTATCCACCAAATGG CACAGATGGGTGTAGGAGAGGGGAAGTCGATTGGAGAATGGTTTGGACCAAATACAGTTGCACAAGTGCTAAA AAAGCTTGCTTTATTTGATGAATGGAATTCCTTAGCTGTTTATGTGTCTATGGACAATACCGTGGTCATTGAAGACATCA AGAAGATGTGTTGGTCCCCTCCTCAGAGCAGCAGTGCTGTACGTGGCAGCACACTCTCACACAGAAGTGCTCTCAGTCAAAACAAGAACACAGCAGTGTTTTGCTCAGGCTGGAAACCTCTCTTGCTCATTATACCTCTACGACTAG ATAATCATATCAATCCGATTTATATTGATGCTTTTAA AGGAATGTTTAAGATGCCACAGTCTTTGGGGGCATTAGGAGGGAAACCAAATAATGCCTACTATTTCGTAGGATTTTTAg GAAACGAGCTGATCTATTTAGATCCTCACACCACTCAGATTTTTGTAGATTTGGAGGAAAACGGTATGGTTGATGACCAGAGCTTCCATTGTCAGCAGGCCCCACATCGAATGAAGATCATGAATTTGGATCCCTCTGTAGCATTA ggCTTCTTTTGTAAAGAAGAAAAAGACTTTGATAACTGGTGTAGTCTTGTACAAAAG GAGATTCTGAAGCAGCAGAGTCTTCGGATGTTTGAGTTAGT CAAATCATCCAGCCCATTGCCTCCTTTCATACCTCCAGCAAAACCAGAAGTGACAACGTCAGGAGCAG AACTTATTGAATCTACTGATAAACTGTTTGAGTTGGAAGAAGAATTTGAAATCCTGAGTATATGA
- the PSMD10 gene encoding 26S proteasome non-ATPase regulatory subunit 10 isoform X1 yields MEGSVSSVEVCNLAYTGQLELLQDRLREDRGLATRSDQDRRTALHWACSAGQTDVVHFLLGLGVPVNDKDDASWTPLHIAASAGHDEIVKALIGKGAQVNDINQNGCTPLHYAASRNRQEIAVMLLQNRADPDATDHFESTPLHRAAAKGNLKMIQILLQYKASVNMQDSEGNTALHLACDEERVDEAKLLVSHGASIYIENKEEKTPLKVSKAGQKMELKFCVKLP; encoded by the exons ATGGAGGGCTCGGTGTCCAGTGTGGAGGTCTGTAACCTGGCCTACACGGGGCAGCTGGAGTTGCTGCAGGACCGGCTGAGGGAGGACCGCGGCCTGGCTACGCGCAGCGACCAG GATCGCAGAACAGCGctgcactgggcatgctcagcGGGACAGACGGACGTCGTGCATTTCTTGTTAGGCCTGGGCGTGCCTGTCAATGACAAGGACGAC GCTAGCTGGACTCCTCTCCATATTGCAGCTTCAGCGGGCCATGATGAAATTGTGAAAGCTCTGATTGGAAAAGGTGCTCAGGTGAATGATATTAATCAAAATGGCTGCACACCTCTGCATTATGCAGCCTCCAGAAATAGACAAGAG ATTGCAGTTATGCTGTTACAGAATAGAGCTGATCCTGACGCAACAGACCACTTTGAATCCACTCCATTACATAGAGCAGCAGCTAAAGGAAACCTAAAAATGATTCAGATCCTGCTGCAGTACAAAGCGTCTGTGAATATGCAGGACTCTGAAGGGAACACAGCTCT CCATTTAGCCTGTGATGAAGAGAGAGTGGATGAGGCAAAGCTGTTGGTGTCCCATGGTGCAAGTATTTACATTGagaacaaagaagaaaagaccCCATTGAAAGTGTCAAA agctggccagaaaatggaaTTGAAGTTCTGTGTAAAACTTCCATAG
- the PSMD10 gene encoding 26S proteasome non-ATPase regulatory subunit 10 isoform X2, with product MEGSVSSVEVCNLAYTGQLELLQDRLREDRGLATRSDQDRRTALHWACSAGQTDVVHFLLGLGVPVNDKDDASWTPLHIAASAGHDEIVKALIGKGAQIAVMLLQNRADPDATDHFESTPLHRAAAKGNLKMIQILLQYKASVNMQDSEGNTALHLACDEERVDEAKLLVSHGASIYIENKEEKTPLKVSKAGQKMELKFCVKLP from the exons ATGGAGGGCTCGGTGTCCAGTGTGGAGGTCTGTAACCTGGCCTACACGGGGCAGCTGGAGTTGCTGCAGGACCGGCTGAGGGAGGACCGCGGCCTGGCTACGCGCAGCGACCAG GATCGCAGAACAGCGctgcactgggcatgctcagcGGGACAGACGGACGTCGTGCATTTCTTGTTAGGCCTGGGCGTGCCTGTCAATGACAAGGACGAC GCTAGCTGGACTCCTCTCCATATTGCAGCTTCAGCGGGCCATGATGAAATTGTGAAAGCTCTGATTGGAAAAGGTGCTCAG ATTGCAGTTATGCTGTTACAGAATAGAGCTGATCCTGACGCAACAGACCACTTTGAATCCACTCCATTACATAGAGCAGCAGCTAAAGGAAACCTAAAAATGATTCAGATCCTGCTGCAGTACAAAGCGTCTGTGAATATGCAGGACTCTGAAGGGAACACAGCTCT CCATTTAGCCTGTGATGAAGAGAGAGTGGATGAGGCAAAGCTGTTGGTGTCCCATGGTGCAAGTATTTACATTGagaacaaagaagaaaagaccCCATTGAAAGTGTCAAA agctggccagaaaatggaaTTGAAGTTCTGTGTAAAACTTCCATAG